The DNA sequence CGGCTGCGCGCCGCGTGGTCGGGTTCGTTGTCATTGCAGCGGAAGCCAATCGATGACTTTTGAGGCTATCGAGTACTGCGTGGAAGAGGGTGTCGGGGTGTTGCGTTTCAACCGCCCCGAGACGTTGAACAGTTTCAATGCGCAGATGCACCGGGAGGTCCGTGAGGCGCTGGCAAGCGCGCGGCGGGATCCTGCGGTGCGCTGTCTGCTGATCACCGGTAACGGGCGGGGCTTTTGTGCCGGGCAGGATCTCAATGATCGCGCGGTGGCGCCGGGCGCGGGTGCGGTCGACCTCGGTGACTCGGTGGAGCAGAACTACAATCCGTTGATTCGCGCCATTGTGGCGCTCGAAATGCCGGTGATCTGTGCCGTGAACGGTGTTGCGGCGGGTGCGGGTTCGAGCATAGCGCTGGCCTGCGACATCGTGCTCGCGGCGCGTTCGGCAAACTTCGTGCAGGCATTCGCGAAGATTGGCGTGGTGCCGGATTCGGGTGGCACCTGGAACCTGCCGCGCGCAATCGGGCTGCCGCGCGCCAAGGGGCTCGCGCTGCTCGGTGAAAAGCTTTCGGCGGAAAAAGCCGAACAGTGGGGATTGATCTGGAAATGCGTCGATGACGACATGCTGGGGGATGAGGCGCTGGCGATGGCGAGGCATCTGGCTACCCAGCCGACCCGGGGGCTTGCGCGCATCAAGCAGGCCCTCAACCAGTCGACCTCGAACAGCCTGCACGAGCAACTCGAACTCGAGAAGGGCTTCATGCGCGAGCTGGGCTACAGCCACGATTACCAGGAAGGGGTCGCGGCGTTCAGGGACAAGCGCAAGCCGGTATTCAAGGGTGAATGAGACCATGGACGGAGTCGATCCACAGCGTCTTGCCGAGTTCTGTGCCGAGCGCAGGTGGGCCGGCGATCGAGCCTCGCAGGCGCTGGGGATGCGTATCGAGAGCGTTGGCAGCGGACACTCGGTGATCACGATGACGGTTCGCGAGGATATGTTGAACGGTCACGATAGGTGCCACGGCGGTTATATTTTCACCCTGGCCGATTCGGCTTTTGCGTTTGCCTGCAATACCTACGGACGGGTGACCGTGGCGCAGGGCGCGGGCATCGATTTCGTGCGCCCGGCCAGGCTCGGCGATGTGTTGCGCGCCGAAGCGCGCGAACTGAGTCGCGGCGGGAGAACCGGCGTGTATGACGTCGAGGTGCATCGCGGCGACGGCAAACTGATCGCGTGTTTTCGCGGCAATTCGTTCACTACCGACGAGAGCATGACGGGAGACCGGGATTCATGAGCCGAGACGCCTTTATTTGCGATGCGGTACGGACCCCGATCGGCCGTTATGGCGGTGTATTGGCGGGCATCAGGACCGACGATCTCGGCGCGCTGCCGATGCGCGCGCTGATCGAGCGCAATGCGGGTGTCGATTGGGGCGCGCTCGATGATGTGTACTACGGCTGCGCCAACCAGGCCGGCGAGGACAACCGCAACGTGGCGCGCATGAGCGCGCTGCTGGCAGGTTTGCCGGTCACCGTGGGTGGCGTGACCGTGAACCGCCTGTGCGGTTCGGGCATGGATGCGGTCGGCTCGGCTGCGCGCGCGATTCGCTGCGCGGAAGCCGAGTTGCTGATCGCGGGCGGCGTGGAGTCGATGTCGCGCGCCCCGTTCGTGATGCCGAAGGCGGACAGCGCGTTCAGCCGCGAGGCACGGATTTTCGATACCACGATCGGCTGGCGCTTCGTGAATCGCCTGATGAAAGCGCAATACGGTGTCGACTCGATGCCCGAGACCGGTGAAAACGTGGCGGCGGACTACGGCATCAGCCGTGCCGACCAGGATGCATTCGCGCTGCGCAGCCAGCAGCGCGCGGGCGCGGCAATTTCCTCCGGGAGGTTGCGCGCGGAGATCGTGCCGGTTGCGATCACGCGCCGCAAGCTCGAGCCGTTGCTGATCGATACCGATGAGCATCCGCGTCCCGATACCACGATGGAGATGCTGGCCAAGCTAGGCACGCCGTTTCGCGAGGGCGGAACCATCACCGCAGGCAATGCCTCGGGCGTCAATGACGGCGCCTGTGCGCTGCTGCTGGCCTCCGCGGACGCGGCGAGCCGCTTTGGGCTGCGCCTGCGCGCGCGCATCGTCGGCATGAGCGTGGCCGGTGTGGAGCCGCGGATCATGGGTATCGGCCCCGCGCCGGCGAGCCGCAAGGTGCTGGCACTGACGGGTCTGAGCCTGGCGCAGATGGATGTGATCGAACTGAACGAGGCATTTGCCGCGCAGGGTCTTGCGGTACTGCGCGAACTGGGATTGCCCGATGACGCGGCACATGTCAATCCGAACGGCGGGGCGATTGCGCTCGGTCATCCGCTCGGCATGAGTGGCGCGCGACTGCTGACCACGGCGCTGCACGAACTCGAGCATCGTGGCGGGCGCTATGCACTTTGCACGATGTGTATCGGCGTCGGGCAGGGCATAGCGATGATCATCGAACGGGTTTGAGAGTGCTTGCGCGAGCGGACCGCGGCAAGGTTTGTGAGGAATAGCAGGAAGATGAGCCGGATATGAGCAGCTTTGGAGCCATTGGTGAGGAGGAACTGTTGCGCCGTTTCGAGGAGCGCATCGATGCCGAGCAGCGCATCGAGCCAAAGGACTGGATGCCCGAGAAGTATCGCCAGAACCTGATCCGGCAGATCTCCCAGCACGCGCATTCCGAGGTGATCGGCATGCAGCCGGAGGGGAACTGGATCACCCGCGCACCGACGCTGCGCCGCAAGGCGATACTGCTCGCGAAAGTGCAGGACGAGGGTGGCCACGGACTGTATCTCTACAGCGCGACCGAGACCCTCGGCATCACCCGCGAGGAACTCAACGAGGCGCTGCACGAGGGGCGCGCGAAGTACGCCTCGATATTCAACTACCCGACGCTGACCTGGGCCGATATCGGCGCGATCGGCTGGCTGGTCGATGGTGCCGCGATCGTCAACCAGATTTCCCTGCAGCGCACCTCCTACGGACCCTACGCCCGGGGCATGGTGCGCATCTGCAAGGAAGAGAGTTTTCACCAGCGCCAGGGCTACGAGATCATGCTTGCGCTGGCCAATGGCAGCGCCGAGCAGAAAGCGATGGCGCAGGATGCGCTGAACCGCTTCTGGTGGCCCTCGCTGATGATGTTCGGGCCCCACGATGCCGATTCCGCGCATACCGCGCAGTCGATGAAATGGAAGATCAAGCGCCAGTCGAACGATGATCTGCGGCAGAAATTCGTCGACCAGACCGTACCGCAGGCCGAATTCGCGGGCCTGAGGATCCCCGATCCGGCGCTGGCCTGGAACGAGGCACGCGGACATTACGATTTTGGCGAGATCGACTGGGACGAGTTCGACCGCGTGGTCGCCGGCAACGGCATGTGCAACCGTCAGCGTTTGGCCCATCACCTCGAGGCGCACGAGGAGGGAGAGTGGGTGCGCGAGGCGATGCACGCCCACGAACAAAAGAAACGCGCGCGCCAGGCACGCGATGCAGCCTGAGCAAACGAGGTATCCGCAATGAGTTCTGCAGCACACATGCCCCTGTTCGAAGTGTTCATCCGCTCCAGGCGGGGTCTGGATCACAAGCACGTCGGCAGCCTGCATGCCGAGGATCACACCCAGGCGCTGGAGTATGCGCGCGACTGTTATACCCGGCGCAGCGAAGGCGTGAGTATCTGGGTGGTGAAATCAAGCGATATCGTGGCTTCGCAGGAAGAGGACGCGGCGTCCTTCCATGACCCGATGGACGACAAGCCCTATCGGCACGCGACCCACTACCAGCTTCCCGATGAAGTCAACAATATGTGAGCGGCGCCATGCGCCGCGGAGAAACGGACCATGAACGCTGATCGGGACCTGATCGACTATTCGATTGCCCTGGGCGATGACGCGCTGATGCTCGGGCAGCGCCTTTCCGAGTGGTGCAGCAATGCACCGTTCCTGGAAGAGGACCTCGCGCTCGCCAACGTGGCGCTGGATTTCATCGGGCGCGCGCGCATGTTCTACGGTTATGCCGCCGAGCTCGAGGCAAGCGATCGCGACGAGGACGCGATCGCGTTTCTGCGCGATTGCCGCGACTATCGCAACCTGCTGATCCTCGAATTGCCGCGTGGAGATTTCGCATTCAGCCTTGCGCGCCAGTTCCTGGTCGATGCGTTCAACCTGGTGTTTCTCGATGCGCTGGCCAAGTCCGCTGACGAGCGCCTCGCCGCGATCGCGGCAAAATCCCTCAAGGAGACCCGCTATCACTGGCGCCGCAGCCGTGACTGGATGCTGCGACTCGGTGACGGCACTGCCGAAAGTCACCGGCGCGTGCAGCGGGCGCTGAAGGATTTGTGGGGCTACACCCCTGAGCTGTTCACGATGAGCGAGCTGGAAACCCGCCTCGCGGCCAACGCAGTGGCGGTCGATCGCGCGGCATTGCAGGCGCCCTGGAACGCGCTGATCGATGCCACGCTCGAGGAGGCGACGCTCGGGCGTCCGGCACAGGAATGGTCGGTGGTGGGCGGGCGCGAAGGCGTGCACACCGAGCATCTCGGCCATATGCTCTCGGAGCTGCAATTCCTGCAGCGCGCGTATCCGGGGCTCGAGTGGTGAGCAGGGGAGAATTGGGGTCAGAAAAATTGGGGTCAGAGTCAATTTTCTTCAGGAAAATTGACTCTGACCCCAATTTTTCTGACCCCATTCTCGAGTTGCTGGAAAGCGTCAAGGATCCCGAAATCCCGGTGCTTTCGATCCGCGACCTGGGAATCCTGCGCGCGGTCGAGCGCGACGGCGAACGCGTGCGGGTGGTGATCACCCCGACCTATTCCGGCTGCCCTGCAATGCGCGTGATCGAACAGGATGTGCGGGCGGTGCTGCTGGCGGCGGGTCATGGCGATGTGGTGGTGCAGACGCAACTGGCACCCGCCTGGACCACGGACTGGATGACGCAAGCGGGGCGGGAAGCCTTGCGTGCCTACGGCATCGCACCACCGGTGCGCCATTGTCCGGCACTGGCGGCGGATGATGCGCCGGCGCCGGCCTGCCCGCATTGCGGGGCGGAGCACACCCGGCGCATCAGCGAGTTTGGCTCGACCGCCTGCAAGGCCTTGTACCAGTGCCGCGACTGCCAGGAGCCGTTTGATTACTTCAAATGTATCTGATGATTCCGCGTTGTCCGCAGTCATCGGATCGCCCTGTCGAGGAACCGGACGATGAGTGAATTCCATGATTTGCGCATCCGCGCGATAAACCCCGAAACCGAGAACGCGATCTGTGTCGAGTTCGAGGTGCCCGAAAAGCTGCGCCCGGCATTCAGCTTTCGCCAGGGTCAGTACCTCACGCTCAAGGCGGAGATTGACGGCAAGGAGCTGCGTCGCTGCTATTCGATCTGCTCGGGCGTCGATGACGGCAATCTGCGCGTGGCGATCAAGAAGATCGGGGGCGGGGCGTTTTCGAATCATGCGCATGCCACCCTGAAGAAGGGCGATACCGTGGCGGTGATGCCGCCACAGGGCAGGTTTTTCACCGAGCTGGATGAAACGGCCGCAAGACGCTACCTGTGCATCGCCGCGGGGAGTGGCATTACCCCTGTGCTGTCGATCGTCAAGAGCGTGCTGGCACGCGAGCCGCGGAGCACGGTAACGCTGCTCTACGGCAACCAGCGTGCCAGCACCATCATGTTCCGCGAGGAACTCGGCTTCATCAAGAACCGCTATCTCGGGCGCTTCAACTGGATCAATATCCTGAGCCGCGAAGAGCAGGACGCGAGCGTGCTGCACGGGCGCATCAATAACCGCAAGGGCGGCGAGCTGAACCGCAAGCGGCTGATCACGATCCGCGAGTTCGACGAATTTTTCCTGTGCGGGCCGGAATCGATGATCTCCGAGGTATCACGCGGATTGCGCTCCGAGGGCATACTCGAGAGCCATATCCACTACGAACTTTTTTTTGCCAATGCCGAGGACGCCGCGCAGGTCATCGAAAAGCATCAGCAGCGCGCGACCCGGTTCGGCGGCAAGGTGAGCGCGGTATCGGTCAGCATCGACGGGCGCTCGAGCAGCTTCGAGCTCAGCGCGGATGGCGAGAACATACTCGATGCGGCGATGCAGGCGGGTCTCGATGTGCCGTTCTCGTGCAAGGGCGGTGTGTGCGCCACCTGCAAGGCGAAATTGCTCTCCGGTGAAGTCGACATGGACCTCAACCATGCGTTGAGCGCGGAGGAGGTTGCGGGCGGCTACATTCTCACCTGTCAGGCGCATCCGATTTCGCCGCAGGTCGTGGTGGATTTTGACCAGAGCTAGTCCAGGCCAGCCAGCACCATGTCCATGCCACGCATCGCGGCCATCGAGAATCTCGTTGCGCAATTCATCGCCCAACGGCTCATTCGCTGCACTTCGCTGATCGTCACCCTGTTCGGTGACGTGGTTTCGCAACACGGTGGCGTGATCTGGCTCGGCAGCATGGTCGAGGCGCTGTCATTGCTCGGCGTCGATGAGCGGCTGGTGCGTACCTCGACCTTTCGCCTGGTGCAGGAGGGCTGGCTGCAGTCGGCACGCAGTGGACGCCGCAGTTTTTATCGTTTCACCGACTACGGGCGTCACGAATACGAGCGTGCGGCGCGTCGCATCTATGCGCTCGAGCATCCTCGCTGGGACGGGAGCTGGACGCTGCTGCTGCCGGTCGCGGTTCCGGAGGAGGCGCGCGAGCGTTTCCGGCGCAGCGTGCGCTGGGCGGGCTTTGGCAGCTTCGCTCCCAACGTGTTCGCCCATCCGGGTTCGGACAACAGCGCGCTCACCGGCATGCTGTCCGAGCTGGGTCTGATTGACAAGGTCGTGGTGATGCAGGCAGGCAGCGATGCCTTGCAGTCCGATCGGCTGATCCGCGAACTGCTGTGGGAAAACTGGGATCTCGAGGATCTGGCGGCGAATTACCAGCAGTTTCTGCACCGCTTCAGGGGGGTGGCGCGCGCCATTGCGCGCGCCCGCACGCTGGCACCGGAGCAGTGTTTCAAGGTGCGCCTGCTGCTGATCCACGAGTATCGCCGGATCCTGCTGCACGATACCGATCTGCCGGCCGAGTTGTTGCCAAAAAAGTGGCCCGGTAGCGAGGCACGGCAACTGGCCGTTGAACTCTATCGCCGGCTTGCGCCCGGCTCGGAGCGCTATATCATCGAGACCCTGCAGGCGGTAGAGCGACCCATGCCCGCGTCCGGCGATGCGTTCGGATTGCGATTCGGCAACTGACCCACGCATACACACGGAGTTGCACGCATGACCGAGGTGCTCGGATATACCCGCGAGGGCAACATCGCCCTGATCACGATCGACAATCCACCGGTGAATGCGCTGTCGCACGCGGTGCGCGCTGCCCTGGCGCGGGCGATCGAGCGCGCGGCGGGAGATGATTCGCGGGCGCTGGTGCTGATGTGCGCGGGACGCACCTTCATTGCCGGTGCGGATATCACCGAGTTCGGCAAGCCGGCGCAGCCGCCGTCGCTACCCGAGGTGCTCGATCAGCTCGAGGCGCTCGGCAAGCCGGTCGTCGTGGCGATACACGGCAATGCGCTCGGCGGCGGGCTCGAAACCGCGATGGCGGCGCACTATCGGATTGCATTGCGCGAGGCGCGCGTCGGCCTGCCGGAGGTGAAACTGGGGCTGCTGCCCGGTGCCGGCGGCACCCAGCGCGCACCGCGGCTGATGGGAGTGAAGGCCGCGCTGGACTTCATGATCAAGGGCCAGCCGGTAGCGGCCTCCGTGGCGCTGGAGATGGGTCTGCTCGATCGCATCGTCGATGGTGATCTGCGTGCCGCCGCGCTGGACTATGCGCGCGAACTGGTAGCGGCAGCTGCGAAGCCGCGCCCGACCAGGGCGATCGTGCCGGATCTCGCGGGCATCGACGCCGCGTGGTTCGCGGCGCAGCGGGAGGTGGCGGCGAAGAGCTCGCGCGGTGCCACGGCGCCGCAGCGTATCGTCGACGCGATTGAACTGGGTGTCAGCTGCGCGGCCGCGGAAGCCGCAACGCGCACCCGCGAAATCTTTGTGCAACTGATGAACTCCACCGAGTCGCGCGCGCTGCGGCACCTGTTTTTTGCCGAGCGTGCGGCGGCCAGGCTGCCGGCGGATTGCAGGGCGGTGGCGCGGCGCCCGGTCATTGCGGTGGCAGTGATCGGTGGCGGCACCATGGGTGCGGGCATCGCGATCAATTTTGCCGACTACGGCTTGCCGGTGACGAT is a window from the Gammaproteobacteria bacterium genome containing:
- a CDS encoding 2-(1,2-epoxy-1,2-dihydrophenyl)acetyl-CoA isomerase, yielding MTFEAIEYCVEEGVGVLRFNRPETLNSFNAQMHREVREALASARRDPAVRCLLITGNGRGFCAGQDLNDRAVAPGAGAVDLGDSVEQNYNPLIRAIVALEMPVICAVNGVAAGAGSSIALACDIVLAARSANFVQAFAKIGVVPDSGGTWNLPRAIGLPRAKGLALLGEKLSAEKAEQWGLIWKCVDDDMLGDEALAMARHLATQPTRGLARIKQALNQSTSNSLHEQLELEKGFMRELGYSHDYQEGVAAFRDKRKPVFKGE
- the paaI gene encoding hydroxyphenylacetyl-CoA thioesterase PaaI, with amino-acid sequence MDGVDPQRLAEFCAERRWAGDRASQALGMRIESVGSGHSVITMTVREDMLNGHDRCHGGYIFTLADSAFAFACNTYGRVTVAQGAGIDFVRPARLGDVLRAEARELSRGGRTGVYDVEVHRGDGKLIACFRGNSFTTDESMTGDRDS
- the pcaF gene encoding 3-oxoadipyl-CoA thiolase — encoded protein: MSRDAFICDAVRTPIGRYGGVLAGIRTDDLGALPMRALIERNAGVDWGALDDVYYGCANQAGEDNRNVARMSALLAGLPVTVGGVTVNRLCGSGMDAVGSAARAIRCAEAELLIAGGVESMSRAPFVMPKADSAFSREARIFDTTIGWRFVNRLMKAQYGVDSMPETGENVAADYGISRADQDAFALRSQQRAGAAISSGRLRAEIVPVAITRRKLEPLLIDTDEHPRPDTTMEMLAKLGTPFREGGTITAGNASGVNDGACALLLASADAASRFGLRLRARIVGMSVAGVEPRIMGIGPAPASRKVLALTGLSLAQMDVIELNEAFAAQGLAVLRELGLPDDAAHVNPNGGAIALGHPLGMSGARLLTTALHELEHRGGRYALCTMCIGVGQGIAMIIERV
- the paaA gene encoding 1,2-phenylacetyl-CoA epoxidase subunit A, with amino-acid sequence MSSFGAIGEEELLRRFEERIDAEQRIEPKDWMPEKYRQNLIRQISQHAHSEVIGMQPEGNWITRAPTLRRKAILLAKVQDEGGHGLYLYSATETLGITREELNEALHEGRAKYASIFNYPTLTWADIGAIGWLVDGAAIVNQISLQRTSYGPYARGMVRICKEESFHQRQGYEIMLALANGSAEQKAMAQDALNRFWWPSLMMFGPHDADSAHTAQSMKWKIKRQSNDDLRQKFVDQTVPQAEFAGLRIPDPALAWNEARGHYDFGEIDWDEFDRVVAGNGMCNRQRLAHHLEAHEEGEWVREAMHAHEQKKRARQARDAA
- the paaB gene encoding 1,2-phenylacetyl-CoA epoxidase subunit B, translating into MSSAAHMPLFEVFIRSRRGLDHKHVGSLHAEDHTQALEYARDCYTRRSEGVSIWVVKSSDIVASQEEDAASFHDPMDDKPYRHATHYQLPDEVNNM
- the paaC gene encoding phenylacetate-CoA oxygenase subunit PaaC; this encodes MNADRDLIDYSIALGDDALMLGQRLSEWCSNAPFLEEDLALANVALDFIGRARMFYGYAAELEASDRDEDAIAFLRDCRDYRNLLILELPRGDFAFSLARQFLVDAFNLVFLDALAKSADERLAAIAAKSLKETRYHWRRSRDWMLRLGDGTAESHRRVQRALKDLWGYTPELFTMSELETRLAANAVAVDRAALQAPWNALIDATLEEATLGRPAQEWSVVGGREGVHTEHLGHMLSELQFLQRAYPGLEW
- the paaJ gene encoding phenylacetate-CoA oxygenase subunit PaaJ, translated to MVGGGRARRRAHRASRPYALGAAIPAARVSGARVVSRGELGSEKLGSESIFFRKIDSDPNFSDPILELLESVKDPEIPVLSIRDLGILRAVERDGERVRVVITPTYSGCPAMRVIEQDVRAVLLAAGHGDVVVQTQLAPAWTTDWMTQAGREALRAYGIAPPVRHCPALAADDAPAPACPHCGAEHTRRISEFGSTACKALYQCRDCQEPFDYFKCI
- the paaK gene encoding phenylacetate-CoA oxygenase/reductase subunit PaaK, with amino-acid sequence MSEFHDLRIRAINPETENAICVEFEVPEKLRPAFSFRQGQYLTLKAEIDGKELRRCYSICSGVDDGNLRVAIKKIGGGAFSNHAHATLKKGDTVAVMPPQGRFFTELDETAARRYLCIAAGSGITPVLSIVKSVLAREPRSTVTLLYGNQRASTIMFREELGFIKNRYLGRFNWINILSREEQDASVLHGRINNRKGGELNRKRLITIREFDEFFLCGPESMISEVSRGLRSEGILESHIHYELFFANAEDAAQVIEKHQQRATRFGGKVSAVSVSIDGRSSSFELSADGENILDAAMQAGLDVPFSCKGGVCATCKAKLLSGEVDMDLNHALSAEEVAGGYILTCQAHPISPQVVVDFDQS
- the paaX gene encoding phenylacetic acid degradation operon negative regulatory protein PaaX, with product MSMPRIAAIENLVAQFIAQRLIRCTSLIVTLFGDVVSQHGGVIWLGSMVEALSLLGVDERLVRTSTFRLVQEGWLQSARSGRRSFYRFTDYGRHEYERAARRIYALEHPRWDGSWTLLLPVAVPEEARERFRRSVRWAGFGSFAPNVFAHPGSDNSALTGMLSELGLIDKVVVMQAGSDALQSDRLIRELLWENWDLEDLAANYQQFLHRFRGVARAIARARTLAPEQCFKVRLLLIHEYRRILLHDTDLPAELLPKKWPGSEARQLAVELYRRLAPGSERYIIETLQAVERPMPASGDAFGLRFGN